TCTATGTAGATGGATCACGTGATTCACAAGTCCTTACCCTTAAAGCAGAAGAAAACGAGATCCCAACATTCACAGAAAAAACGAAACAACACGTAGTACTTGTTGATACCATTAGTGACCTTCGTTCAACAGATGTAACGATTGGTTCTGAAGTTGGAAACACTTGTCCAGTGTGCCGTAAAGGTAAAGTAAAAGAAATTGGCGGCTGTAATACATGTTCTAATTGTGGTACACAGCTAAAGTGTGGTTTATAAAAATGTAAAATGAGGATGTCCTTAGGGCATCCTCATTTTTTTACACAATTAAACTAAGTAAGTACCCTCCAATAACCCCAGTAACCACAATCACCCAAGGCGGCAGCTTCCAATAGGCTAGCATGCTAAACAATAGTGCCGCAAAGGCAAAATCTATAGGCGCTAAAATAGTACTAGTCCAAGTTGGATCATAAAAAGCAGAAATCAGTATTCCTACAACTGCTGCATTGACACCCATTACTGCTCCTGATATTTTAGGATTCCGATTTATACTGACCCAAAACGGTAATGTCCCTAACACCAATAAAAACGCAGGAAGAAAGATTGCAAAGGTTGCCAGTAATCCACCTGCCCATCCATCCACAACAGCACCTAAATAGGCTGCAAAGGTAAACAGCGGTCCAGGTACTGCCTGTGCAGCCCCATATCCAGCTAGGAACGCTTCCTTACTGAGCCAGCCACTTGGAACAAACTCTCGTTCCAATAATGGTAAAACTACATGTCCGCCGCCAAACACTAATGAACCTGAGCGATAAAAACTATCAAACATCGCCACCCAGCTAGAAGCAGTTAACTCTTTTAAAATAGGAAGGACAATCAATAATCCAAAAAATAAACCTAAACACATAACCCCGAATCCTCGGGTAAGTGGGACCTGTATAGCAGAGGGAGAATCTTCCTTTTTCCCCTTATAGATAATAAAACCTGCGACAGCAGCAATTAGGATTACACTTACCTGGGTATATGCTGTTTGCCATAATAGCGTACATATTAAAGCGAGTAAGGCAATAGCTTTTCGGGATAAATCAGGAGTTAACTTTTGTGCCATCCCCCATATCGCATGAGCCACAACGGCAACTGCTACAATTTTTAATCCGTGAATCCAGCCAGCATTTGCGATATCCATTCCTTTTAGAATAAGGGCAAAAAGGATCAGCATGACGACAGAAGGGGTGGTAAAACCAACAAATGCTAAAATTCCTCCTAATAAACCGCCGCGCATTATACCTATCCCTATTCCTACCTGGCTGCTGGCCGGACCAGGTAAAAATTGGCATAGTGCAACTAAATTTGCATAAGCCTGTTCGTCCAGCCATTTTCTTCTTCGAACATACTCATCATGAAAATATCCTAAATGTGCAATAGGACCGCCAAATGAAGTTAATCCAAGTTTTGTTGAAACCATTAGGATTTCAAGAAGTAAAGAAAGTTTACTTTGTTTCATAAATCCCCCTTTTGAGCTACACGTTTATTAAAGATAAGTTTATCTGTTTGTTTTGAAATAATCATTTAAAAGGGCACCATTAAATGTTAAAAATATGTAAATCCCTCTTTACATACTATACCAGGGTATAATATAATCTTTTCATCAGATAGTTAACAACATCTTCATGTTGGTTTTTCCAAAAGATAAATTAAGGTTTGTTAAGAACGTGCTTTCGATTGAGCACGCTCTCTTTTTCAAAAAAATATACCCTATATAGGTATTAAGGAGTGAGTTTGAATGAAGAAATGGACTATTTCTGCATTAGTTTACCTGTTTGTAATAGTAGGAGGATACTATGTCCTTCCTTCTTTTGCAGAAACAGAAACTCATAATGAAACAAAGGCAGTTCACAAACAAGAACCACAAGCATCCCACGATCAAGAGCATAAAGAAGATGGTAATAACCACGATGGTGAAAGTGAAGTCATTCCAAACATTCAAGTTGAAAATGGAGAATTGATCATTACATTGAAGGATTTAGAAGGAAACCCTGTATCAGATTTAGAAGTGAATCACGAAAAATTGATGCATTTAATTGTTGTCAGTACGGATTTAAAAGAGTATCAACATTTACATCCTCAAACAAACGAGCCTGGAGTCTTCAAAGTACCTCATTCATTACCAGCTGGGGATTATAAAGCATTTGTTGATATCAAACCAACAGGCAAAACATATGTGACATCCCCGATTTCATTCATGGCAGGAGAAAGTCATAACGAACATGAGAAAGATTCTCTAACCGTTGACACCGAACTAATAAAGGAAACTGGAGGTCACACAGTTAAACTGCTTCCAAGTGCATTAAAAGTAAATGAGGACATCCAACTTAAATTTGATTTAACTGGGGATACCCCAGAACAGTATCTTGGAGCACTAGGACATGTCGTAATACTGGATGAAAGAGGAGAAAATTACGTTCACGTTCATCCACTTGAAGGTAATGAGCCTGTATTTGCTACAAAATTCTCAGAACCAGGGATATATAAGATTTGGGCAGAGTTTAAGTTTAACGGACAAGTATACGTTTATCCATACGTTGTAGAAATTAAATAGACTATAGAAAGCACCGATACTTCACGGTGCTTTTGTAATGAAAATCGTCGTAAAAGTGTCAAAAACTCTTCATACGTTCAACATAATATCTCATTACAATTGTTATAGTATTAACTTAGTAAATAGTCAGTTTTTATCATCCATGAAAAATAAGGTGATGCTATGTACAATCTCATGAGTCAATTTAGTTCTTCTGTTAGCAAACCGTTTTTTATCATCGCTAATAACTTGGAGTCATTACCATTCGTTTTTGCCCTGCTTTTGGGGATAGTGGGAGCATTGGCACCATGTCAGCTTACCGGAAACATCAGTGCCTTAACACTGTATGGTAACCGCTCCTTTCAACAGAAAATTGTTTGGAAGGACGTTATCTTTTTCACATTAGGCAAAATCGCAGCCTTCTCATTATTAGGTGGGTTGGTATGGATATTAGGAAGAGAAATTCAAGATAGTCTAATTTCTTATTTTCCTTGGATTCGCAAAATTATGGGTCCACTGCTGATCATTGTAGGTTTGTATATGGTAGGAGTGATAAAACTTCGAGGAACAATCAATTTATTTAAAGGATCAAAAGATTACCAACAGGAAACTCCAATTGGTTCATTTATGCTTGGTTTCAGTTTTTCGCTCGCCTTTTGTCCAACGATGTTTATTCTGTTTTTTGTTACTTTAATGCCGATTGTCTTGTCCAGTTCCTACGGCTTTATCCTGCCATCGATATTTGCTATTGGTACTGCACTGCCTTTAATCCTATTTATTTTGATTATTTGGTACTTAGGCGGAGGCGGATTACTAATGAAAAAGGGGAGAAAGATTGGAGCTTCCATTCAAAGAGTTTCGGGGGTATTGATCATCTTGTTAGGCATATTTGACTCTTTAACCTATTGGTCCTTGTAACATAACTCTTGGATAAAAATATTCATTTATGAACAAAATGTGAAAGTTGGAAAAGAATCAATTAAACGATAAAAAATACTTTACATAGGGTAGGGGGGTATGGTTAAATATAGTTAAGAACCTTACCTCTTTAACAAGGTTAAAAAAAGTGTTAATTACGAAAGGGTGTATATAAATGGAAAAAGTTACTTTGAACGTACAAGGAATGTCTTGCGATCATTGTGTAAAAGCAGTTGAAGGCAGTGTGGGTGAACTAAATGGAGTAAGCTCTGTAAAAGTTAATTTAAAAGCTAATACAGTTGACGTTGAATATAACAACCAAGAAGTGTCACTAGATAAAATTAAAGAAACAATTGATGATCAAGGTTACGACGTAGAATAATTAGGCAAAGACACGTGCTACTGAAATAGCACGTTCTTTTTAAAATAAAATATACCCACAAGGGGTATAAAGGGGTGATTTTTATGTCTCAAGCTTTAAAAGAAACCAATTTACAAATCTCTGGAATGACCTGTGCTGCGTGCGCCTTAAGGATTGAAAAGGGATTAAATAAATTAGAAGGTGTAGAAAACGCAACTGTAAATCTAGCCTTAGAAAAATCTGCTATTAAATACGATCCACAAAAATTAAAGGTCGAGGATATTGAAAAAAAGATAAGAGACCTTGGTTATGACGTGGTTACCGAAAAAGCGGAGTTTGATATTACTGGAATGACCTGTGCTGCGTGTTCAACAAGAATTGAAAAAGGCTTAAATAAACTAGATGGTGTTGTTAAGGCCAATGTGAATCTTGCGCTCGAAAAGGCGACCGTGGAATACAATGGGTCTGTTTTAACACCAGGTGACATTATTAACAAAGTTGAAAAGCTGGGATATGGAGCACATATAAAAGAAGACGTAAAGGAAACAACTGACCACCGTCAACAGGAAATTAAAAAGCAAACAGGCAAATTTATTTTTGCAGCGATTTTGTCCCTTCCTTTATTATGGGCCATGGTTGGACATTTTACATTTACATCTTTTATTTGGGTTCCGGAAGCGTTTATGAATCCATGGGTGCAGCTGGCATTAGCTACACCTGTTCAATTTATTATTGGTTCCCAGTTTTACATCGGTGCTTATAAAGCGCTTAGAAATAAGAGTGCAAATATGGATGTACTGGTTGCTTTAGGTACATCCGCAGCTTATTTTTACAGTTTGTATTTATCAATCATGTCTCTTATGGAAGAAGCCCATGGAGTGGAGCTTTATTATGAAACAAGTTCCATTTTAATTACCTTAATTATTTTAGGGAAGCTTTTTGAAGCGAAAGCAAAAGGCCGGTCTTCAGAAGCAATCAAAAAATTAATGGGTCTTCAAGCTAAGAACGCCACAGTGGAAAGAGATGGGCAAGAATTAGAAATTCCGCTTGAGCAAGTAGTTGTTGGAGATATCCTCCTGATAAAGCCGGGTGAAAAAATTCCTGTAGACGGTAAAATTATTGAGGGAACTTCAGCCATCGATGAGTCTATGCTTACAGGAGAAAGTGTTCCTGTTGATAAGTCTGCAGGTGATGATGTTATTGGAGCGACACTTAACAAAAATGGTTTCTTAAAGGTTGAGGCAAAAAAGGTCGGCAGAGATACAGCACTAGCGCAAATTATCAAAGTGGTCGAAGAAGCACAAGGTTCTAAGGCACCAATCCAACGACTTGCCGATCAAATATCTGGTGTATTTGTACCCATCGTGGTGGTAATCGCCGTTCTTACTTTTATTATCTGGTTTGTGTGGGTTGCCCCAGGAAACTTTGGTGAGGCATTAGAAAAAATGATTGCTGTTCTTGTTATTGCTTGTCCATGTGCATTGGGATTAGCAACCCCAACGTCGATTATGGCTGGATCGGGAAGGGCAGCAGAATTTGGGATTCTCTTTAAGGGTGGGGAGCATTTAGAAATGACCCACCGAATCACAACTGTTGTACTTGATAAAACAGGGACAGTAACAAATGGTACACCTGTTTTAACGGATGTAATCACAGACACAATGTTTAACGAGGAAGAATTCTTATCATTGATTGGATCTGCTGAAAAGCAATCGGAGCACCCGTTAGCACAAGCCATTGTCCAAGGAATAAAAGATAAAGGGATTCCTTTTAAAGATGTTACTGAATTTGAAGCGATCCCTGGCTTTGGAATTAAAGCAATGGTTAATGGTAGAGAATTATTAGTTGGAACAAGAAAATTGATGAATAAATTTAATGTTGATGCTGCTGCCGCTTTCGTAAAAATGGATGAATTAGAAAGGGCAGGAAAGACAGCCATGCTTGCAGCAATCAACGGGCAATATGTAGGCACTGTTGCTGTCGCTGATACGATTAAGGATACCTCAAAGGGTGCGATTAAACGCCTTAAAACCATGGGACTTGATGTCATTATGATTACTGGTGATAACCAGCAGACTGCATTAGCGATTGCCAAAGAAGCTGGAATAGAACATATCATTGCGGAAGTTCTTCCAGAGGGCAAGGCAGCTGAAATTAAGAAATTACAAGCCCAAGGAAAGAAAGTAGCGATGGTAGGTGATGGGATAAACGATGCCCCGGCGCTGGCGGTTGCTGACATCGGGATGGCCATTGGAACCGGAACAGACGTGGCGATGGAAGCTGCAGATATCACCCTTATTCGCGGGGATTTAAATAGTATTGCAGATGCCATTTACATGAGTAAAAAGACGATCACGAATATAAAACAAAATCTTTTCTGGGCACTCGCCTATAATTCACTGGGAATACCATTCGCCGTACTTGGTTTCTTAGCACCTTGGCTAGCCGGAGCTGCAATGGCATTCAGTTCTGTATCGGTTGTCCTTAATGCGTTACGATTACAAAAAGTAAAACTATAGATGTGAAACTTCATGATAATACAAAAAGGCTGACACATAATTGTCAGCCTTTTTCACATTTATCACTATCTGTAACTATTATACTTAAATTATAAGGATTCTAATTTTATAAGCCGGGTGAAATAAGATGAATCATATTTTACTGATTGAAGACGAGCAAAGTGTATCAACTGTTATTAAAGGATACTTGGAAAAGGAAGGATATAAAGTTTCTAGCGCAAAAAGCGGATTAAAAGGGCTGGATGTGTGTAATACCGCAGATTTTAAATTAATTATACTAGATTTGATGCTTCCAGATATTAGCGGTGAAGAAGTTTGTAAAATAATCCGTCAAACATCGGATGTCCATATCTTTATGCTCACAGCAAAAGGATCATTAAATGACAAAATAGAAGGATTAAATATAGGTGCGGATGAATACTTGATAAAGCCGTTTAGTCCAAGAGAACTAACTGCTAGAGTAAATGCTTTATTCAGGAGAATAGGTTCTAAATTTCCTTCATCAAAGGTTATTTTTGATGATGGTTATTTATTAATTGATTGTGATAAAAGAGCAGTTCGCATACTAGAACAAGATATTCCGTTTACACCAAATGAGTTTGATATTATTTGTGCCCTCGTCACCGCAAAAGGGAATGTATTATCTAGAGAACAATTGATTGATAAAATCTTTGGCGTAGATTTTAACGGGTACGATCGGACGATTGATGTCCATATAAAAAATATCCGTAAAAAGATTGAAAAAGACACGAAGAACCCTAAATATATTGTTACGGTAATGAAAGCTGGCTATAAATTTGGCGGTGAGAAGTAGGTGCAAACAATTAATAGAAGATTGAGTCTGTTGTTGGTCCTATCCACGGTGGCCGCTATCCTACTAGTTACCATTTTTGTTAATCTGACGGTTTCCAATAAATTTAACGAATACATGATTGATATTCAAAACAAGAGGTATGAAAGAATCGTTTCCTATTTTGAGGAAGCATATAGAAGGGAAGGGAAATGGTCCTCGGATACAGGGATTGAATTAATGCACGAGGCTTATATGGGGAATTATTGTTTGACCCTTTTAGATAGCAGTAAAGAGGCAGTCTGGGGAATGGATCCAGATGACTTACAAACTCAAATTCATATCGGGGAAATGTCAGGACATGATAGTGGCGTTTATACGACGAAAACGTTTGAAATAAAAGCGAATGGTAAAATAGTTGGGTTTATTGATATTGGACAGTATTCGTCAGTGCTTCTATCAGAGGAAGATTTAACCTTTAAATCTTCTATAAACAAAAGCATTATTGCCAGTGGTACCCTTGCGCTAATTATCATCATTAGCTTGAGTCTGTACTTCTCAAAGCAATTTTCTACTCCCATTCGGGCAGTAGCAAACATGTCTGTCCGCTTATCTCAAGGAAACTTTGATACCTTATCGAATTTAAAAAGTAATATTACAGAGTTAGAGGATTTAAGGAAAAGTGTGAATATTCTTGCAGGTAAATTAAAACACCAGGACACTCTTAGAAAAAGGTTAGTATCAGATATTACGCATGAGATTAGAACTCCTTTAAACGTGTTACAAAATAATCTTGAAGCGATGATTGATGGTGTATTACCTGTTACAAATGAGGGATTAAATTATTTAAATGAGGAAGTCATTCGTTTTGGAAAATTAATAAATGACTTAAATTTTTTAAAAGAGTTTGAATCTGAAGGTATCAAGATTAATTATGAATCTATATACCTTGATCATCTAATTTCAGAGATTTGTAAGGACTTCTATAGGGCTGCTCAAAATAAAAATTGTACGATTCAATTTGAAATCGCCCCGGATGAATACAAAATCAACGCGGATAAAGACAAAATGAAACAGGTGATTATAAACTTATTATCAAACGCACTTAAATTTTCAGATAGTAATGGGACGATTTTGATTAAACTTTATAAGGAAAAAAACACGATTATTATGGAAGTGATAGATGATGGGATTGGTATTAAGCAGGAAGATTTACCATTTATTTTTGAAAGGCTATATAGAGGAGATAAGAGTAGAAGTCAAATTGAAGGAAATGGTATCGGTTTAACGATTGTTAAGAATATCCTTGAGCTTCACAATGCGTTGATTAAGGTAGAAAGTGAAGAAGGTGTAGGAACTAAAGTAAAAGTCTATTTTAATTCAACAAAATAACCCCAATCTCATCGCAGCTGCCGCCATGAGTTTAAGCTCCGTATCAGTATGATTAAATGCATTAAGATTAAAAGGCTTTAAACCAGCTAGATAAATAAAGAGTCTTGGTAATTAATCGATTACTAAGACTCTTATTGTTGGTTATTGAATATATTTCGCTCTAACCTCTTCCAGGTCCACTGAATTTAGATCATCAACCACTTCAATAATTCCCAATAATTCTTTTTCATTTAGATAGATACCGTATGAACCACTATTACTAATAGTAAATTCAATATTATTGACTCCTTTTGTCCCAGTAAAATCGGTAACAATCTGCATTGTTGATGAATTTAGGATCATAAAGTACCCTTCTGCATTATCAAAGGAAGATAGGTCTAAGGCCATTTTTGTACTGATACCTTTATTAACCACCATAATAAGCGGCTCAAACTCATATACAGTTCCTTTTATAGTAATTGTCTGCTCGTTAGCAGCCATTTCGGCTTTTTTAACTAATCGATCAGTCGCTACCTTACTAAAATCCTCGCCGTAGATACTAGACTGAGCAGGTTCCGCTGGAGGGGCAGTAACAGCAGAATCAACACCGTCTCCATCACTGCTTAAAGCCGTGATAGCTTCTAGCTCATCTACAACTTTAATTACTCCACGCTTCATTCCCATCGAGCAGCTAAAATTAAGATCTTCACTACCTGGTGTGAATTCAATTAGATTATTTCCACTTTGCAGTTTCTGTTCAATATCCATACCCGGCACTACAATCGTATTATTACAGCCAGTAATTTCTTCACCATTAATAACCCATTTAAGCGGCATTCCCTTTTGGACATAAAGAGTTTTTGGGGTATAACCATAAACATTGGCAGTCATATTCAAGACTTGAACCCCATCTTTAATTGTTGCTTTTATCTCATCGGATGAGGAAGATGAGGCATTTGCATCACCGAAGGCTCCCACGCCGGACATTATAGCCATTGGACTAATATTCATGCCTGCCAGTGCAAGCCCTCTGTTACTCATAATAAGACCGAGCATAATAATTAACACACCGCTAAACTTTAGTATTTTTTTTGTGTATCCTTTGGTCAACAACCCTGATAATGCGCCAAATGTCAGCATTAAAGGAACAGTTCCGATCGAAAACATAAACATCGATAAGGCACCAGCCGCTGCACTCCCTGTTCCTAAAGCAAATATTTGCATAGTTTGCAGAGGGCCACATGGCATTAATCCATTCAAAAGACCAACAAAAAATGGTGCTCTAGGTGTACTCATTGCTTTACAAGCCACATTTGGTATTTTAATTTGGAACTTTCTAAAGGCCTTAAAACCAGCCATATTTAAGCCCATCATAATCATGAAAACACCTGCAATTAACTGCAACCCTGCTTTTGCAGTTAGTGAAAGAGCGAAAACAGAACCAATAGCGCCTATAACCCCGCCTAGTACCGTATATGCGACCACTCTTCCTGCGTTATATAAAAGTGCGGGTTTTATTGCTTCAAACTTGTTCTTGCTTTCTTTTCCAATACTTTGCGAAAGCATGATTCCGCCGCACATACCTACACAATGGATAGAAGTAATCACTCCAACTACAAATAATTCAGCATATGAGGCATTATTAAGGTGTGATTCCATATCGTAATTCCCAGTATTGATTCCTAGTAATACAAAGGCTGCAACTGCAATCATAATTCCAATAAACTTAAAGTCTTTAGGGCTTTCAGTGCTATAACCTACACTTCGAATTGCACTTTTTATTTTTTTTAAATCGCATAAATGATCATCATATTCAATTTCGGCAAATTGACCGCTAAAACTAGCTTTTACTTCGAGGACCCCATCTAATTTTTTTACTGTTCTTTCAACCCGCTTCTCGCAGGATGTACAGGTCATTTCATACACCTTTATGCTTTCTATTTTTATGCTCATAAAGTTCCCTACCTTTACTTGTTAATAAAACCCACTAATTAATAGGTAAAGTATAGAGAATTTTTGTGTTGATGATATGAATAAAGAGAGTACTAAAGTGAACAATTTGTAGACAAAATATAAACAAATTATGAACCATGTTAATATTTAAAAATTGCTCATACTATAAAAAACAGATTGAAAAGAGGAAAATAACTTGGAACCTTTTATGCCTCAATTAGTATACTTTGAACCTAGAGCATTGGAATACCCTCTTGGAAGAGAACTAAAAGAGAAGTTTGAAAAATTGAATCTTGAAATTCGTGAGACTACTTCACATAACCAGATACGCGATTTGCCGGGTGATAATGAAAATCAAAAATACCGAAATGCAAAATCAACCCTTGTAGTCGGAATCAGAAAGACCTTAAAATTTGATACCTCAAAGCCTTCTGCAGAATATGCGATCCCTTTGGCTACTGGCTGTATGGGGCACTGCCATTATTGCTACCTGCAAACGACACTCGGCAGCAAACCTTATATCCGAACCTATGTAAATCTAGAGGATATCTTTGAACAAGCACAGAAATACATGGATGAGCGTAAGCCAGAAGTCACACGGTTTGAAGCTGCTTGTACCTCGGACATCGTGGGATTAGATCATTTAACACATTCACTGAAGAAGACTATCGAATTTATTGGACAATCCGAGTTTGGCTTGCTGAGGTTTGTAACAAAATTTCATCATGTCGATCATCTGCTGGACGCCAATCACAATGGGAGGACAAGATTCCGTTTTAGTGTTAATTCTCGTTATGTTATCAAGAATTTTGAGCCAGGTACTTCTTCTTTTGAAGATCGCCTGTCAGCTGCAAGAAAGGTCGCAAAGGCTAAATATCCTTTAGGATTTATTGTTGCACCCATTTATTTACATAAGGATTGGAAGGAAGGCTATCGTGAGCTTTTTGAACGTTTAAGTAATGAGCTGGAAGGTTTAGATATACCGGATTTGACATTTGAACTTATTCAACACCGTTTTACTAAGCCAGCAAAGAACGTGATAGCTAAAAGGTATCCTAAAACCAAGCTAGAAATGGATGAGGAAAAGCGCAAATATAAATGGGGCCGCTATGGAATCGGCAAATATGTCTATCCAACAGAAGAGGCGAACGAATTAGAAACGACCATTCGTAGTTACATTAACGAATATTTTCCAAAAGCAATTGTTGAATATTTCACTTGAGAAATTTTTTGCTTGTACACCGTACTATTTTGATGACAAACCGCTTAAAGTGTAACAATGAGTACACCTTTAGGAGTGGCTGCCATGAAAATAGACGGTGTTTTTTCTGGAGGAGGCATTAAAGGTTTTGCCCTAATTGGGGCAATTCAAGAAATTGAAAAGAAAGGATTTCAATTCGAGCGTGTTGCTGGAACGAGTGCTGGATCGATTGTCGCGGCCTTAATTGCAGCAGGATATGGAAGTCATGAGATTGAACAAGTTCTTGATGACCTGGATTTAACAAAGTTCCTCGATGCTAGAAAAATGATTATTCCTTTTCCGCTGGCTAAATGGCTTTTTGTTTATTGGAAGTTGGGTTTATATAAAGGGAATGAGCTTGAAAAGTGGATTGAAGAAAAGTTAGCAGCAAAAGGTGTAAGAACATTCTCGGATTTGCCGCCGCAGAACTTAAGAATAATCGCTTCCGACCTCTCCAATGGCAGGCTGATGGTCCTTCCGGATGATTTAGTTAGATATGGTATTCCTCCTGAATCATTTTCGATCGCAAAAGCAGTACGAATGAGCTGCAGTATCCCATATTTTTTTGAGCCAGTTAAATTAAAATCGATGGATGGAGTAAATGTGATCGTTGATGGAGGAGTATTAAGCAATTTCCCAATGTGGCTTTTTGACCGCGAAAATATTCAAAAGGTAAGGCCAGTAATCGGAATTAAATTAAGCGCAGATGAATATGAGCACGAAAAACATCAAATCAAAAATGCCATTCAGTTGTTTGGTGCTCTGTTTGAAACGATGAAGGATGCACATGATTCACGTTATGTATCTAGAAAACATGCCAAAAACATCATTTTTGTTCCTTCAGAGGGTGCATTATCAATCGAGTTCCATCTGACAGATGAAAAGAAACAAGAATTGTTTGAATTAGGCAGAGAAGCTGCCAAAAGGTTCTTCAAGTCTTGGTGTTATTAAGGAAGCAAATAAAAAAGTCGAGCGTTTATAATGACGCTCGATTTTTCTTTTTGCCCTTTTTGCCATCGATAACTGTTAAGTGAACAGGGGACTTCTTTTTTGTCTTGCTTTTCTTTAAAGAAGTTAGTGAACCAAAGGATGTACTTTTTGTAGACTGTTCTCCACCTTTAGTCTGCAATCGTTTTTTGGACTTCTTAGCTGCCTTTATAAAGGCTTGCTGCTCTTTATTCCTAGGATTTGTTCTACGAATTAATCTAAAAACAAAATAAATGGCTAAACCGACCAATGCGAACACTACGATATTCTTAAGAAAACCGATAGGATCACCTGCAAAAGCCCCGATAATGCCAATTATTCCTAAAACAATAACACTACCAACCAAAGGAACGGAAATCCGATTTTTCAAGAAAGCCACCTCCCTAAGAGCATCATAAGCATTTTCTTAATTTTTTAAACACACAAATAATAATGTTTTAGACATTTCTTCCATTTTTACAATTATTTATCACTCTCCGTTAGTTCTTTAGGATTAAGACCGGAGATATATAGAAGATTCTGAACTTAATTTGAAAAATTTTATTGTACTTAATTTTATTCTACTTCAATCATGAAAAAACCTCTAGGAAGACATAATATTTCCAATTAAAAAGTTTTTCTATGCAAGTGGTTGGCAATTAAAGGGCATAATATGGTGGAATTCTGCTGGGTTAAGATTTTCAGTGAAGGCTGTGTTAAACAGGGCTGTTGATTTACGCACCGCTAAGGAAAGCTTCTTGGAATAATCACCGCAGGGAGAGGTGGTCTTTGCCTGTCCCGAGGCGCTGCGCTTTCCGCGGGCTTGCCCGTGAGCCTCCTCGGTCGTCCCGACCTGCGGGGTCTCACTCAGCTCGTTCATCCCGCAGGAGTCGAGCGCCTTCCGCTCCATCAATAGTATTTATTAACACACAGCCAATGTAAAAAAC
This genomic stretch from Neobacillus niacini harbors:
- a CDS encoding sulfite exporter TauE/SafE family protein — encoded protein: MSIKIESIKVYEMTCTSCEKRVERTVKKLDGVLEVKASFSGQFAEIEYDDHLCDLKKIKSAIRSVGYSTESPKDFKFIGIMIAVAAFVLLGINTGNYDMESHLNNASYAELFVVGVITSIHCVGMCGGIMLSQSIGKESKNKFEAIKPALLYNAGRVVAYTVLGGVIGAIGSVFALSLTAKAGLQLIAGVFMIMMGLNMAGFKAFRKFQIKIPNVACKAMSTPRAPFFVGLLNGLMPCGPLQTMQIFALGTGSAAAGALSMFMFSIGTVPLMLTFGALSGLLTKGYTKKILKFSGVLIIMLGLIMSNRGLALAGMNISPMAIMSGVGAFGDANASSSSSDEIKATIKDGVQVLNMTANVYGYTPKTLYVQKGMPLKWVINGEEITGCNNTIVVPGMDIEQKLQSGNNLIEFTPGSEDLNFSCSMGMKRGVIKVVDELEAITALSSDGDGVDSAVTAPPAEPAQSSIYGEDFSKVATDRLVKKAEMAANEQTITIKGTVYEFEPLIMVVNKGISTKMALDLSSFDNAEGYFMILNSSTMQIVTDFTGTKGVNNIEFTISNSGSYGIYLNEKELLGIIEVVDDLNSVDLEEVRAKYIQ
- the splB gene encoding spore photoproduct lyase — translated: MEPFMPQLVYFEPRALEYPLGRELKEKFEKLNLEIRETTSHNQIRDLPGDNENQKYRNAKSTLVVGIRKTLKFDTSKPSAEYAIPLATGCMGHCHYCYLQTTLGSKPYIRTYVNLEDIFEQAQKYMDERKPEVTRFEAACTSDIVGLDHLTHSLKKTIEFIGQSEFGLLRFVTKFHHVDHLLDANHNGRTRFRFSVNSRYVIKNFEPGTSSFEDRLSAARKVAKAKYPLGFIVAPIYLHKDWKEGYRELFERLSNELEGLDIPDLTFELIQHRFTKPAKNVIAKRYPKTKLEMDEEKRKYKWGRYGIGKYVYPTEEANELETTIRSYINEYFPKAIVEYFT
- a CDS encoding patatin-like phospholipase family protein, producing the protein MKIDGVFSGGGIKGFALIGAIQEIEKKGFQFERVAGTSAGSIVAALIAAGYGSHEIEQVLDDLDLTKFLDARKMIIPFPLAKWLFVYWKLGLYKGNELEKWIEEKLAAKGVRTFSDLPPQNLRIIASDLSNGRLMVLPDDLVRYGIPPESFSIAKAVRMSCSIPYFFEPVKLKSMDGVNVIVDGGVLSNFPMWLFDRENIQKVRPVIGIKLSADEYEHEKHQIKNAIQLFGALFETMKDAHDSRYVSRKHAKNIIFVPSEGALSIEFHLTDEKKQELFELGREAAKRFFKSWCY
- a CDS encoding SA1362 family protein, with product MAFLKNRISVPLVGSVIVLGIIGIIGAFAGDPIGFLKNIVVFALVGLAIYFVFRLIRRTNPRNKEQQAFIKAAKKSKKRLQTKGGEQSTKSTSFGSLTSLKKSKTKKKSPVHLTVIDGKKGKKKNRASL